The nucleotide sequence TAATCACCCCGACTCTCCTCTGAGCTCCGAAGCCTATTTGCAAATGGCTAACATCTATTATCAGCAGGGCAACTACGAAGATGCGCTCGCTTGGTACGAGGCTATCGACGACCAAAGCATAAGCAGTAGCGATAAAGCTAAATACAACTTCCAAAAAGGTTTTTGCCTCTTCCAAACCGGCAAACAAGCCGAATCTAAACCTTATTTCGAGTCGGTACAAAACACCAAAGAATACGGTGCCAATGCCAAGTATTACTTAGGATATATCGCCTATGATAAAGACGATTATTCTAAGGCTGAAAGCTACTTCCGCGAAGTACAAGAAGAAGATGCTTCACTCACCAAAAACGTGTCTTACTTCCAAGCCAATATGTACTTCAAACAAGCTCTTTATCAAGAAGCTATCACCGAAGGACAGAAACAGCTCGCTAAAACCAAAAATGCTCAAGAAGTATCTGAGCTCAATAAGATTATAGGCGAAAGCTACTTCAACCTCAAGAAATACAAAGAAGCAATCCCTTACTTACAAAACTATAAAGGTAAAAAAGGTAGGTTCTCCAATACCGATTATTACTATATCGGATACGCTTATTACAAAAATAACGATTATAAAGCGGCTATCGAGCAGTTCAACAAAATCGTAGGCGGAAACGATAGCGTCGCTCAAAATGCGTATTATCATTTAGCCGAATGCTATTTGAAAACCAACCAAAAACAAGAGGCGCTTAACGCTTTCCGCAATGCCTCTCAAATGGACTTCGATAAGCAAATTAAAAAAGATGCTCATCTGAACTACGCCCGCCTCAGTTATGAAATCGGTAACCCTTACGAGAGTGTCCCCAACGTGCTACAAGCATACGCTTCGGCTTATCCTAACGACCATAAAGACGAAATACAGTCGCTCTTAGTCGATTCTTATATTTCATCTGGTAACTATCAAGCCGCTATCAGTCTGCTCGAAAAGTCTAACGACCCTAAGGACAAAGAAACCTATAAAAAAGTAGCCTTCTATCGCGGGTTAGAGCTTTTTAATGAATTGCAATACAACGAGGCTTTAAAATATTTGCAGAAAGCCATCGGTGGTAATTCTGCACTTGCCGCTCGCGCTACCTATTGGGCTGGTGAAACTGCTTATCAGCTGAAAGATTACAAAGGTGCCGAATCCTATTTTACTCAGTTTCTCCATAATTCATCAGCTCCTAAAACCGAAGAGTATGCCAAAGGCTTCTACGGTTTAGCTTATGCTAATTTCAATCAAAAAAACTATGCAGGTGCTATCGCTAATTTCGAGAAGTACCTCAAACAAAACCCTAAGAACAGTAGTTGGAAACACGACGCTATACTCCGTCTCGCCGATTCTTACTTCGTAACAGGTAAATACTGGCCTGCAATGGAAGGGTATAACAAACTCATCGAAGCTAAATCTTCTGACCAAGATTATGCCGCCTACCAAAAGGCTATTAGTTATGGGTTCGTAGACCGCCTCAATAGCAAAATTGAAGACTTAGAGCGTTTCGTTAAGAACTACAAAAGCTCTAATCTGCGCCCTAATGCTTTGTTTGAATTAGGAAATGCTTATGT is from Capnocytophaga ochracea DSM 7271 and encodes:
- a CDS encoding tetratricopeptide repeat protein; this translates as MKKTLFSVLSLMAFSPLLWAQETEMITHPQSQYQKAVELYNRKLYQPAQNLFRKEQTSNPDRAIQTQSEYYVATIAAILNQDGADALVNNFIVNHPDSPLSSEAYLQMANIYYQQGNYEDALAWYEAIDDQSISSSDKAKYNFQKGFCLFQTGKQAESKPYFESVQNTKEYGANAKYYLGYIAYDKDDYSKAESYFREVQEEDASLTKNVSYFQANMYFKQALYQEAITEGQKQLAKTKNAQEVSELNKIIGESYFNLKKYKEAIPYLQNYKGKKGRFSNTDYYYIGYAYYKNNDYKAAIEQFNKIVGGNDSVAQNAYYHLAECYLKTNQKQEALNAFRNASQMDFDKQIKKDAHLNYARLSYEIGNPYESVPNVLQAYASAYPNDHKDEIQSLLVDSYISSGNYQAAISLLEKSNDPKDKETYKKVAFYRGLELFNELQYNEALKYLQKAIGGNSALAARATYWAGETAYQLKDYKGAESYFTQFLHNSSAPKTEEYAKGFYGLAYANFNQKNYAGAIANFEKYLKQNPKNSSWKHDAILRLADSYFVTGKYWPAMEGYNKLIEAKSSDQDYAAYQKAISYGFVDRLNSKIEDLERFVKNYKSSNLRPNALFELGNAYVTKGNTQKGLQYYQQLAKEYKGNVLVPRAMLREGLVYYNRNENQKALTLFQTIAKDYPNTNEASQAVASAKLIYVDMGNVNEYASWAKGLGYVEVTDLELEGATYEAAERQYMQNNTKEAISGFEKYLKEFPNGMRRTNAEFFLAQMYFNSGQKAKALTHYENVTKSGSNEYGEQSLTRVCQILLEAGSYLKAKPYLEDLERTATIAQNKTYAQSNLMRVCYNEKLYDKAIEYANKVLEEKSIDTRIKNDAYIVLARAYSQAGNETQARKYYQEVQKTATGSLAAEALYYDAYFKNKDGNYKASNDVVQKIAKDYGGHKEFAAKSLIVMAKNFYGLKDAYQASYVLESVIKNFKEFPEIVAEAKKELAVVKAEAAKSNSSVK